The nucleotide window GTGCATTTGCGCCATGAGCGCCATCCCCATCCCGGAGACCCGGGGGCTGAAAATGATCCCGGCGCCACCGAACATGCGCCCCTTCAACGCAAAGAACTTGCCCGGGTTCATGATGCCGGAAGGGTCCAGCCTATCCTTGGCCTTACTGAGCCTCTTCATCTCATCCTTCGGCCAATGGTCGACAAAGGAATTGTTCCACACGCCCAGGGAGTACGGGCGGGCCCCCAACCCTATGAGGGAGGAGGTCACGAACATGGACTTTGCCGCATCCAGGGTGTACAACGACTGGTTGACCTGGTCCGTAAGGTAGTAGCAGAGAAGGAGGGCTTCCGGACCTTGCAGAAAGTGGATCTCCAGTAAGGGGTCCAAAGCGAACTCCTGGCAGAGGTCCTCCGCCCTGTGCAGGATGGCCTTGAGATTGGACATGGGGGCAAGGACCTCCGCGCCCATCATCCCTGGCCCCAGCCTCCTGAGCTTCATGGGGAAGTAGCGGTCGTGCCACAGCAAACGGGCCTTATACTCACTTTCCTCCACGATCCCTTTGGAGGACAACAGGTCGACGATGACCTTCTCCGATGCCGTGTCGGCCGAGGTCACCAGCAAGGCATGTCCTTTTCCGAAGTGCTCTCCGTGCAGCAGCTTGTTGGCGTAGTTGAGCTTTCCTGGGGAGAAATAGATAAGGTCCTCGGGAAGAATGCTCAGACGCCGCAACTGTTCGGCCACCTCCACCGCTTGGTCCAGGTCCTGGAATATCAGCAGGTGCGGGCGGGAAGAGTTGTCGACCTCCTTGACCTTCAGGGTGACCTCGATGATGATCCCTAACTGTCCCTCGCTGCCGAACAGCGCATGGAACTCCTCCTGGGACGGTTGCAGGGTGACGATACCGAGGCTGGTGGCCAGCTTGACCGAGGTCACGATCTTGCTCAGATGCCCTCCGCCCAGCGAGCCCACTCCACAGCCTCCGCCGCTTATCCAACCGGCCACGGTGGAGAATCGGCTGGACGGGCAGGCGATGATCCGCAGTCCATGTTTGGAAAGCGCGTGATCGGCCTCCGCCCAGCGGCAGCCGCCCTGCACCCGGATGCGCCGGTTCTTCAGGTCGACCTCCAGCACCTGGTCCAACGTGCTAGCGTCCATTACGATGCCGCCGTTGACCGGTATGGAACCACCAAATGGTGAAGAGCCCGAGCCTCGAGGAATGACAGGGATCCCGTGGCTCCTGGCGAAGTCCAATACTGCCACCGCCGCCTCTGCGGTGAAAGGTTGCACGACCGCGTCAGGTTGATAATGCAGCAATGCATCCTTGAGCAGTTGGGGGACATCCGCCTGGTCCCTAGAATACATATCACGCTCGCCGTCCCCGGCGACCAATCTCAGGTCTGGGATCCCAAGCGAGTCCAGCTCCTTGGCT belongs to Methanomassiliicoccales archaeon and includes:
- a CDS encoding FAD-binding protein encodes the protein MSGDAVNLVIWVFDGISTPETGPSIATCSAVHDLLVKERRIMEANINGRGIAPGHFNAKVEAIHGLAKELDSLGIPDLRLVAGDGERDMYSRDQADVPQLLKDALLHYQPDAVVQPFTAEAAVAVLDFARSHGIPVIPRGSGSSPFGGSIPVNGGIVMDASTLDQVLEVDLKNRRIRVQGGCRWAEADHALSKHGLRIIACPSSRFSTVAGWISGGGCGVGSLGGGHLSKIVTSVKLATSLGIVTLQPSQEEFHALFGSEGQLGIIIEVTLKVKEVDNSSRPHLLIFQDLDQAVEVAEQLRRLSILPEDLIYFSPGKLNYANKLLHGEHFGKGHALLVTSADTASEKVIVDLLSSKGIVEESEYKARLLWHDRYFPMKLRRLGPGMMGAEVLAPMSNLKAILHRAEDLCQEFALDPLLEIHFLQGPEALLLCYYLTDQVNQSLYTLDAAKSMFVTSSLIGLGARPYSLGVWNNSFVDHWPKDEMKRLSKAKDRLDPSGIMNPGKFFALKGRMFGGAGIIFSPRVSGMGMALMAQMHAPLAPLLRSVSTISRKVMSPRKRDVLIEMANQCAMCGACVSVCPAYALTKDERVTARGKLLTVKAMAEGKEITKEHAHRTFLCMRCKACEQVCQSKLDLIPAYDELEARLEKKFGRDPVEIERFVRVAEVSSHYDEMVSRGLVLGAPKNGMRGERRV